In Xylanibacter ruminicola 23, a single genomic region encodes these proteins:
- a CDS encoding phosphoribosylanthranilate isomerase has translation MIIKVCGMREAENIREVEQCSMLNDQCSIDWMGFIFWPKSSRFVSQVPAYLPKHCQRVGVFVDASIGDIMSAVDSFALNYIQLHGQESPSYIIQLKPHLPADVKIIKSFNIATTNDLAQTKPYEGLADIFLFDTKGKCVGGNGEKFDWTVLDAYTGNTPFLLSGGIGPDDAERVRNFQHDKCIGIDLNSRFESVPALKDAEKLKAFFQNVKM, from the coding sequence ATGATAATCAAGGTTTGTGGTATGAGAGAGGCGGAGAACATCCGCGAGGTTGAACAATGTTCAATGTTAAATGATCAATGTTCAATTGATTGGATGGGCTTCATCTTCTGGCCTAAGTCGAGTAGGTTTGTGAGCCAAGTGCCAGCTTACTTGCCAAAGCACTGCCAGCGCGTGGGTGTGTTTGTTGATGCCAGCATCGGCGACATCATGTCGGCCGTAGATAGCTTTGCACTCAACTATATCCAGTTGCATGGTCAGGAGTCGCCCAGCTACATCATTCAGTTGAAGCCACATCTACCCGCCGATGTAAAAATAATTAAATCCTTCAACATCGCCACTACCAACGACCTGGCGCAGACCAAACCCTACGAAGGATTGGCAGATATCTTTCTCTTCGATACGAAAGGAAAGTGCGTGGGTGGCAACGGTGAGAAGTTCGACTGGACGGTACTCGACGCCTACACAGGCAACACACCTTTCTTGCTGAGTGGTGGTATCGGTCCCGATGATGCTGAGCGTGTTCGCAACTTCCAGCACGACAAGTGCATTGGTATCGACTTGAACTCACGCTTCGAATCAGTCCCTGCTCTCAAGGATGCCGAAAAACTCAAGGCATTCTTTCAGAATGTAAAAATGTAA
- a CDS encoding SusC/RagA family TonB-linked outer membrane protein: MNHQIKRASMALLLSVFCFVAYAQKTITGTVKDASGEPMIGVSVVVDGTTIGGVTDFDGNFTIQNVSEKAVLKISYIGFKEQKISVAGKNSFNVTMQEDAAALDEVVVVGYGTMKKKDLTGSVASVKTEDLAKVAGANALSAMQAKVPGVDLQQSGGGEAGAGVSMTLRGNRSLLAGNGPLVIVDGVEYGSTLDIPATDIESMDILKDAASTAIYGTKGANGVILITTKRGSAGKTKVSFNGYLSFNGATGIVKPMYGDKEVQRLIDKKNYETAAANGWAFSNTATAADVLTFKLDDGTETLSIYNDKSYTDWLDMILDNSVSQNYEVSVQGGNEKTNFNVSMAAMDDKGLMKGDEFNRYTGRINLDHNINRIVKIGASLSYTYKSNDKRNGGVYNQAQKMTTITHAYLNDGSINATPNPWYAAHCSPLLDEDGAYQRNIESSRFFGSGYLQLNPIKGLIVKSQFTLDRSTSRTGTYQDYHSQARYQSPTTTYIANDRSTGTKYVWQNTANYNKTIAKHDMTFLLGHEMSQYVSESSSISGVAGSESYKKSGFYDVSKIQSPLVSTGYTKSSMLSFFARANYSYDGKYLLQASVRADGSSVLAEGHKWGYFPSVSAGWRISEEKFMQGTKSWLDNLKFRVSWGLSGNSAISAYQTLATIQSIVPNSTDKAPMTMANPNLTWEKTAALDFGLDFSFLNGRIYGGIDYYNSKTYDLLYYKTAPASSVFTSTISNVGKTKGHGLEISLGAVPVKTNDFTWDLSASATFARDEVSELADGIEQVVSGTSILKIGEPVSAFYSYDMDGCWGIGEFDKYLAAHPNFEKPQADYGDPGTPKVIDVNGDDKIDDSDKIIYNRSPKAILGLNTTFTYKDFSLSVQTMARLGGYLNYSGYGLYLYDNANWGDLSYWTPENQGADIPSPGATGATPTFYKSAIQIQKADYFKIKDITLSYNLPKNLIKKVYMSNVRIYGSLKNYFTFSHFDNYDPERGGSVNFPLMKQVVVGLNVTF; this comes from the coding sequence ATGAATCATCAAATCAAAAGAGCCTCTATGGCTTTGCTTTTGTCTGTGTTCTGCTTCGTGGCCTATGCCCAGAAGACTATCACAGGTACAGTGAAGGATGCATCAGGTGAACCTATGATTGGTGTAAGCGTAGTTGTCGATGGTACCACTATCGGTGGTGTAACCGACTTCGACGGTAATTTCACCATTCAGAACGTATCTGAAAAGGCCGTCCTGAAGATTTCTTACATCGGTTTCAAGGAGCAGAAGATTTCTGTAGCCGGTAAGAACAGTTTTAACGTTACCATGCAGGAAGATGCTGCTGCCCTCGACGAGGTGGTAGTAGTAGGTTATGGTACGATGAAGAAGAAGGACCTGACCGGTTCGGTTGCTTCGGTTAAAACCGAGGATCTGGCTAAGGTGGCAGGTGCCAACGCCCTTTCGGCCATGCAGGCCAAGGTGCCTGGAGTTGACCTCCAGCAGAGTGGCGGTGGTGAGGCCGGTGCCGGTGTGAGCATGACCCTGCGCGGTAACCGTTCACTGTTGGCTGGTAACGGACCACTGGTTATCGTGGATGGTGTAGAGTATGGTTCTACCCTCGACATCCCAGCTACCGATATCGAGTCGATGGATATCCTGAAGGATGCTGCCTCTACCGCTATCTATGGTACCAAGGGTGCTAACGGTGTTATCCTGATTACCACCAAGCGTGGTTCGGCCGGTAAGACCAAGGTTAGCTTCAACGGCTACCTCTCATTCAACGGTGCCACAGGTATTGTTAAGCCAATGTATGGCGACAAGGAAGTACAGCGCCTGATTGACAAGAAGAACTACGAGACAGCCGCTGCCAATGGCTGGGCCTTCAGCAACACAGCTACTGCTGCCGACGTGCTGACCTTCAAACTGGATGATGGTACAGAGACCCTGTCTATCTACAATGACAAGTCATATACCGACTGGCTCGATATGATTCTTGACAACAGCGTATCTCAGAACTATGAAGTATCTGTTCAGGGTGGTAACGAGAAGACCAACTTCAATGTGTCGATGGCCGCTATGGATGATAAAGGTTTGATGAAGGGTGATGAGTTCAACCGTTACACCGGCCGCATCAACCTGGATCACAATATCAACCGCATCGTGAAGATTGGCGCCAGCCTCTCTTACACTTACAAGAGCAACGACAAGCGTAACGGCGGTGTTTATAACCAGGCTCAGAAGATGACCACCATCACTCACGCCTATCTGAATGACGGTTCTATCAACGCTACTCCTAACCCATGGTATGCAGCTCACTGCTCACCTCTGCTCGACGAGGATGGCGCTTACCAGCGCAATATCGAGAGCAGCCGTTTCTTCGGCAGTGGTTATCTGCAGCTCAATCCTATCAAGGGTCTGATCGTGAAGTCGCAGTTCACACTCGACCGCAGCACCTCGCGCACAGGTACCTATCAGGACTACCACAGCCAGGCACGCTATCAGTCGCCTACCACTACTTATATTGCCAACGACCGCAGCACTGGTACCAAGTATGTATGGCAGAACACTGCTAACTACAACAAGACCATTGCTAAGCACGATATGACCTTCCTGCTGGGTCATGAGATGTCGCAGTACGTATCTGAGAGCAGCAGCATCTCTGGTGTTGCCGGTTCTGAGAGCTACAAGAAGAGCGGCTTCTACGATGTCAGCAAGATTCAGTCACCTCTTGTAAGCACAGGCTACACCAAGAGCTCTATGCTTTCATTCTTTGCCCGTGCCAACTACTCATACGATGGCAAGTACCTGTTGCAGGCATCGGTTCGTGCCGATGGTTCTTCAGTACTCGCCGAAGGTCACAAGTGGGGTTACTTCCCATCAGTAAGTGCCGGTTGGCGTATCTCCGAGGAGAAGTTCATGCAGGGCACCAAGTCATGGCTCGACAACCTGAAGTTCCGCGTATCTTGGGGTCTCTCTGGCAACTCAGCCATCTCTGCCTACCAGACACTGGCCACCATCCAGAGCATCGTGCCAAACTCTACCGACAAGGCTCCTATGACCATGGCTAATCCTAACCTGACATGGGAGAAGACCGCCGCCCTCGACTTTGGTCTCGACTTCTCGTTCCTCAATGGTCGCATCTATGGAGGTATCGACTACTATAACAGCAAGACCTACGACCTGCTGTACTACAAGACCGCTCCTGCCTCATCGGTATTCACCAGCACTATCTCTAATGTTGGTAAGACCAAGGGCCACGGTCTCGAGATTTCACTCGGTGCAGTACCCGTTAAGACCAACGACTTTACTTGGGATCTGAGCGCATCGGCTACCTTTGCCCGCGACGAGGTTTCTGAGTTGGCCGACGGTATCGAGCAGGTAGTATCAGGCACCAGCATCCTGAAGATTGGCGAGCCTGTTTCAGCTTTCTACAGCTACGACATGGACGGCTGCTGGGGCATTGGCGAGTTCGACAAGTATCTGGCTGCTCACCCCAACTTCGAGAAGCCACAGGCCGACTACGGTGATCCTGGTACACCAAAGGTGATTGACGTAAACGGCGACGACAAGATCGACGATAGCGATAAGATTATCTACAACCGCTCGCCCAAGGCTATTCTTGGTTTGAACACCACCTTCACTTACAAGGACTTCTCACTGAGCGTTCAGACCATGGCCCGCTTGGGTGGCTACCTGAACTACAGCGGTTACGGACTCTATCTGTACGACAACGCCAACTGGGGCGACCTGAGCTACTGGACACCAGAGAACCAGGGTGCCGACATCCCATCTCCAGGTGCCACAGGTGCTACTCCTACATTCTACAAGAGCGCCATTCAGATTCAGAAGGCCGACTACTTCAAGATTAAGGACATCACCCTGTCGTACAACCTTCCCAAGAACCTCATCAAGAAGGTTTACATGAGCAATGTTCGCATTTACGGTTCACTCAAGAACTACTTCACATTCAGTCACTTCGACAACTACGACCCAGAGCGTGGCGGTTCAGTCAACTTCCCACTGATGAAGCAGGTTGTAGTAGGTCTTAACGTAACTTTCTAA
- the trpC gene encoding indole-3-glycerol phosphate synthase TrpC, with product MDILEEIVANKRVEVEAAKLAVAPAVLHKQVEAILDFSVASMKNALTASDSGIIAEFKRKSPSKGWIKEEGQPDIIPLSYQKNGAAALSILTDQKYFGGCDDFIRTARHSGVNIPILYKNFVIDEYQLFQARLCGASAVLLIAADLSIAECKSLLNTAHQLGLEVLLEMHSNKELEYAGLEPDMYGINNRNLGSFVTDVENSFRLAELLPKDAVKVSESGISNPDTVKALREVGFRGFLIGENFMKTADPGSALRELIEKL from the coding sequence ATGGATATATTAGAAGAGATAGTAGCGAACAAGCGCGTGGAAGTTGAAGCAGCCAAGTTGGCTGTAGCACCAGCAGTGCTGCACAAACAGGTGGAGGCGATTCTCGACTTTAGCGTGGCTTCGATGAAAAATGCCCTCACCGCATCCGACTCGGGCATCATCGCAGAGTTCAAACGCAAGTCACCTTCAAAGGGTTGGATCAAAGAGGAGGGCCAACCCGACATCATCCCATTGAGCTACCAAAAGAATGGCGCTGCTGCACTGAGCATACTTACCGACCAGAAGTATTTTGGCGGTTGCGACGACTTTATTCGCACGGCCCGTCACAGCGGTGTAAACATCCCCATCCTTTACAAGAACTTTGTGATAGATGAGTACCAGCTGTTCCAGGCACGCTTGTGCGGGGCTTCGGCTGTACTGCTGATTGCCGCCGACTTGTCGATAGCCGAGTGTAAAAGTCTGCTGAACACCGCCCACCAGTTAGGTCTGGAAGTTCTTTTAGAGATGCACTCCAACAAAGAATTGGAATACGCTGGGTTAGAGCCAGATATGTACGGTATCAACAACCGCAATTTAGGTTCATTTGTGACCGACGTAGAGAACTCATTCCGCTTGGCTGAGCTATTACCAAAGGATGCCGTAAAGGTGAGCGAGAGTGGTATTTCGAACCCTGATACGGTGAAGGCTTTACGTGAGGTTGGTTTCCGTGGTTTCCTGATTGGCGAGAACTTTATGAAGACAGCCGATCCAGGATCAGCATTACGTGAATTGATTGAGAAGCTATGA
- the trpA gene encoding tryptophan synthase subunit alpha: MNKINQLFANSQDQKLLSLYFCAGCPTLEGTGDVILAMQRRGIAMIEVGIPFSDPLADGPVIQTAATQALKNGMNLHILFDQLKAIKDQVQIPLVLMGYLNPILHYGIEAFCQSCVEAGVSGAIIPDLPFKDYQEVVKPIADKYDLRIIMLITPETSEDRIRFIDDNTDGFVYMVSSAAITGAQKSFDEAKQEYFRRINAMNLRNPRMIGFGISNKQTFEAAQQNAAGAIIGSKFVTLLNESNNADEALDKLFDALER, encoded by the coding sequence ATGAATAAGATCAATCAACTTTTCGCAAACAGTCAGGACCAGAAACTCCTGTCGCTATACTTTTGCGCAGGCTGCCCCACACTCGAGGGCACAGGCGATGTGATTCTCGCCATGCAGCGTCGTGGTATTGCCATGATTGAAGTTGGCATTCCGTTCAGCGATCCGCTGGCCGACGGTCCTGTTATTCAGACTGCCGCCACCCAGGCCCTGAAAAACGGTATGAACCTGCATATCCTTTTCGATCAGCTGAAAGCCATCAAGGATCAGGTGCAGATTCCACTGGTACTGATGGGCTATCTGAACCCTATTCTGCACTACGGTATCGAGGCTTTCTGTCAGAGTTGTGTAGAGGCTGGCGTGAGTGGTGCCATCATCCCCGACCTGCCATTCAAGGATTATCAGGAGGTAGTAAAACCCATTGCTGATAAATACGACCTGCGCATCATCATGCTCATCACGCCAGAGACCAGTGAGGATCGTATCCGCTTTATCGACGATAATACCGATGGTTTTGTGTATATGGTGTCGAGTGCAGCCATCACTGGTGCACAGAAGAGTTTCGACGAAGCCAAACAAGAGTATTTCCGTCGTATCAACGCCATGAATCTGCGCAACCCACGTATGATTGGTTTCGGCATCAGCAACAAGCAGACGTTCGAAGCCGCCCAGCAGAATGCCGCAGGTGCCATCATCGGTTCGAAGTTTGTAACCTTGCTGAATGAGAGCAACAACGCCGACGAGGCCCTCGACAAACTGTTTGACGCCCTTGAAAGATAA
- a CDS encoding glycoside hydrolase family 88 protein: protein MIKRIFQIAMLCVLTPLLAAAQQWDETQYRQIEQSIRTPHFADKAYVITQYGAKTTNTAAKNQKAIQKAIDLCSKKGGGRVVIPANQKFLTGAIQLKSSVNLEVQEGAVLEFAFQPELYPIVETSWEGLECFNLSPCVYAFKAKDIAITGKGTIDGGGSNDTWWPWNGNPRFGWKEGTISQRGGSRARLLKNGEDGVPMYNEKGERSPERVFTAQDGLRPQLVSFNKCEGILLEDVTLLRSPFWVIHPLHSTDITVRRVKMINDGPNGDGCDPECCDRVLIEDCFFNTGDDCIAIKSGRNRDGRERNMPSKNIIIRNCEMKNGHGGVVVGSEISGGCQNVYAHDCVMDSPELERVLRIKTNSCRGGIIENINMRNITVGKCKESVLKINLDYEHNEICCRGYYPIVRNVYMENVTSQQSQYGVQIIGLDEDTFVYDINVKNCHFNGVKSGNFMSGKTRNVNFDRLFINGSLALLKAPYQNYSEWMTYSEMQRTPKSYLLDFSQKPKWSYVMGIELEGMLDTYLKYGGEDIRKYCQEYTDTMINAKGVIRNYDILDYNLDNVRTGHFVTRMYQQWPEAKNLAAMKTMMKQLQNQPRTIADKVFWHKAIYAYQVWLDGIFMGLPFRTLTAPITTTAKEAKKGAINKIYDDAVNQLKITYERTLDPKTGLNRHAYDETRNTFWADKTTGLSQHCWGRAQGWYSMALIEVLDALPEDYARRQEVIDLLKKDLDAVIKWQDKKTGVWYQVMEQPGREGNYLESTCSSMFAYVLLKAYNKGYLGTKYRDAGIKAYKGIINNFIRVNEDQTISLTQCCSVAGLGPAATPEVQAALKKINPKATVNENTRRDGGFNYYLSEPIRDNDAKGVGPFIWASLEMEQLGYNINNVTASIDRHAVVNRNNPLITKADALSSLSVGNGHFVTTVDVTGLQSYPNDYQTGVPLCAMSDWGWHQFPNTKGLKPSESEKAYDFGHGHPEVYAVEYKKAEDGRHKEATDFFRINPHRLNLGALGLHLTDANGTPIALNQLTNIRQEQKLLDGEIESVFTADGQKVEVTTGVHPAKDAVYARIVSQLLKKQRATIRLRFPYPTGKHADDASDWNQPEKHQSEIVEQSAQKALIKRTLDATTYYVLLQWEGQATLSRCDSHEFELAANEDVLTVSAEYLNSLPTSQALAFEYDQYHKATLRHWNAWWKAGAIVDFSQCTDQRAKELERRVVLSQYLTQINCANNMPPQETGLTYNSWFGRPHLEMTWWHAVDFTLWNRPEVVAQMLQWYNTVAYPVARQIAERQGFKGVRWMKMTDPWAGEAPSNTGSFLIWQQPHYIYLAEEMYRANPTAETLKTYGEQVEATAEFMADYVTYDAQQKRYILKGATAMQECMTKDISYNQPFELAYWQYGLKVAQQWRERQGKARIAKWDDIIAKLSPLPETDGIYTAGIQIGSDKNHEAFDPFDATSKKVETFADKCRNDHPAVLGACGMLPYTSLYNKEQMQRTLNWVMQNWNWQTTWGWDYGMIAMTAARLGEPETALNALLIDTQKNTYLPSGHNFQTADRLRIYLPGNGALLTAVAMMCAGWDGCSQPLNPGFPQDGRWNVRWEGLQKMQ from the coding sequence ATGATTAAAAGAATTTTTCAGATTGCGATGCTCTGCGTGCTGACACCCCTGTTAGCAGCAGCTCAGCAGTGGGACGAAACTCAGTATCGTCAGATTGAGCAGAGTATCCGCACACCGCATTTTGCCGACAAGGCTTATGTGATTACTCAGTATGGCGCAAAGACTACCAACACAGCCGCCAAGAACCAGAAGGCTATCCAGAAAGCCATCGACCTCTGCTCGAAGAAGGGCGGCGGCCGCGTAGTAATTCCCGCAAATCAGAAGTTCCTGACAGGTGCCATCCAGTTGAAGAGTAGTGTGAACCTGGAGGTGCAGGAAGGTGCCGTACTCGAGTTTGCCTTCCAGCCCGAGCTCTACCCCATCGTAGAAACCTCATGGGAGGGTTTGGAGTGCTTCAACCTCTCGCCTTGTGTATATGCTTTCAAGGCTAAGGATATTGCCATTACCGGTAAGGGAACCATCGACGGTGGCGGTAGCAACGACACCTGGTGGCCTTGGAATGGTAATCCCCGTTTTGGTTGGAAAGAGGGCACCATCAGTCAGCGTGGCGGCTCACGTGCGCGCCTGCTTAAGAATGGTGAGGACGGTGTACCTATGTATAATGAGAAAGGTGAGCGTAGCCCCGAGCGCGTGTTTACAGCTCAGGATGGTCTGCGCCCACAGCTGGTAAGCTTTAACAAGTGCGAAGGCATTCTGTTGGAGGATGTAACGCTGTTGCGTTCGCCGTTCTGGGTGATTCACCCCCTGCACTCTACCGATATTACTGTTCGTCGTGTAAAAATGATTAACGACGGACCTAACGGCGACGGCTGCGACCCAGAGTGCTGCGACCGCGTGCTGATTGAGGACTGTTTCTTTAACACCGGCGACGACTGTATCGCTATCAAGAGCGGACGTAATCGCGACGGCCGTGAGCGTAACATGCCATCCAAGAACATCATCATCCGCAACTGCGAGATGAAGAATGGCCATGGCGGTGTGGTAGTAGGCTCAGAGATTTCGGGCGGTTGCCAGAATGTGTATGCTCACGATTGTGTGATGGATTCGCCAGAGCTGGAGCGCGTGCTGCGTATCAAGACCAACAGCTGCCGTGGTGGTATCATCGAGAATATCAACATGCGTAACATCACCGTTGGCAAGTGTAAGGAGAGTGTGCTGAAGATTAACCTCGACTACGAGCACAACGAGATATGCTGCCGTGGCTACTACCCCATCGTTCGCAACGTTTATATGGAGAATGTTACCAGTCAGCAGTCGCAGTATGGTGTGCAGATTATCGGTCTCGACGAAGATACATTTGTTTACGACATCAATGTCAAGAACTGTCACTTCAACGGCGTCAAGAGTGGCAACTTTATGAGCGGCAAGACCCGCAACGTCAACTTCGACCGCTTGTTTATCAATGGTTCGCTGGCACTGCTCAAGGCCCCATACCAGAACTACTCGGAGTGGATGACCTACAGCGAGATGCAGCGCACCCCTAAGAGCTACCTGCTGGACTTCTCGCAGAAACCCAAGTGGAGTTACGTGATGGGTATTGAACTGGAAGGTATGCTCGACACCTATCTTAAATATGGTGGTGAGGATATCCGCAAGTACTGTCAGGAATATACCGACACGATGATTAACGCCAAAGGCGTCATTCGCAACTACGACATCCTGGACTACAACCTCGACAACGTGCGTACTGGTCATTTCGTAACCCGCATGTATCAGCAGTGGCCCGAGGCAAAGAACCTGGCAGCGATGAAGACGATGATGAAGCAGTTGCAGAATCAGCCCCGCACCATCGCCGACAAGGTATTCTGGCACAAGGCCATCTATGCCTACCAGGTATGGCTCGATGGTATTTTCATGGGTCTGCCCTTCCGCACACTCACTGCCCCCATCACCACCACCGCCAAGGAGGCTAAAAAAGGTGCCATCAACAAGATTTACGACGATGCTGTAAACCAGCTGAAGATAACCTACGAGCGCACACTCGACCCCAAGACAGGTTTGAACCGTCATGCCTACGACGAAACCCGCAACACCTTCTGGGCCGATAAGACTACAGGTCTCTCACAGCACTGCTGGGGCCGCGCGCAGGGTTGGTATTCGATGGCACTCATCGAGGTGCTCGATGCCCTGCCCGAGGATTACGCCCGTCGCCAGGAAGTAATCGACCTGCTGAAGAAGGATCTGGATGCCGTTATCAAATGGCAGGACAAGAAAACAGGTGTTTGGTATCAGGTGATGGAGCAGCCTGGTCGCGAAGGCAACTATCTGGAGTCAACCTGCTCGTCGATGTTTGCCTATGTGCTGCTCAAGGCTTACAACAAAGGTTACCTGGGCACCAAATATCGCGATGCCGGTATCAAAGCCTATAAAGGTATCATCAACAACTTTATCCGCGTAAACGAGGATCAAACCATCTCGCTCACTCAGTGTTGTTCGGTAGCAGGACTCGGTCCGGCCGCCACACCCGAGGTACAGGCGGCCTTGAAGAAGATAAACCCCAAGGCAACGGTAAATGAGAATACCCGACGTGATGGCGGTTTCAACTACTATCTGTCGGAACCTATTCGCGACAACGATGCCAAAGGTGTTGGCCCGTTTATCTGGGCCTCGCTCGAAATGGAACAGTTAGGATACAATATCAACAACGTGACGGCCTCTATAGACCGTCACGCTGTTGTTAATCGCAACAACCCTCTTATCACCAAAGCCGATGCGCTGTCGTCGCTGTCGGTTGGTAACGGTCACTTTGTAACCACCGTGGATGTCACGGGTTTACAGTCGTACCCCAACGATTATCAGACAGGTGTACCGTTGTGTGCCATGAGTGATTGGGGGTGGCATCAGTTTCCGAACACCAAGGGATTGAAACCTTCGGAATCGGAAAAAGCCTACGACTTTGGGCATGGGCATCCTGAGGTATATGCCGTAGAATACAAGAAAGCAGAGGACGGTCGCCACAAAGAGGCAACCGATTTTTTTCGTATTAACCCCCACCGCTTAAACTTAGGCGCACTGGGCCTGCACCTTACCGATGCCAACGGCACACCTATCGCCTTGAATCAGCTTACCAACATTCGTCAGGAACAGAAACTGCTGGATGGCGAGATTGAATCGGTGTTTACAGCCGATGGTCAGAAGGTTGAGGTGACAACAGGTGTTCATCCTGCCAAAGATGCGGTGTATGCCCGTATCGTAAGCCAGTTGCTCAAAAAACAGCGTGCCACCATCCGTTTGCGTTTCCCCTATCCCACCGGCAAGCATGCCGATGATGCCAGCGACTGGAACCAGCCCGAAAAGCACCAGTCGGAGATTGTAGAGCAGAGCGCACAGAAAGCCTTGATTAAGCGCACCCTTGATGCCACCACCTATTACGTGCTGTTGCAGTGGGAAGGTCAGGCCACACTCAGCAGATGCGATAGTCATGAGTTTGAGCTGGCAGCCAACGAGGATGTGCTCACCGTATCAGCCGAATATCTGAACAGTCTGCCCACCAGTCAGGCTTTGGCTTTTGAGTACGACCAGTACCATAAAGCCACGTTGCGCCATTGGAATGCCTGGTGGAAGGCAGGTGCCATCGTGGATTTCTCGCAGTGTACCGATCAGCGCGCCAAGGAGTTGGAGCGCCGCGTGGTACTCTCGCAATACCTCACCCAGATTAACTGTGCCAACAACATGCCGCCACAGGAAACAGGACTTACATACAACAGCTGGTTCGGTCGCCCACACTTAGAGATGACCTGGTGGCATGCCGTAGATTTTACTCTTTGGAACCGTCCGGAGGTGGTTGCACAGATGCTACAGTGGTACAATACGGTAGCCTATCCCGTGGCCCGACAGATTGCCGAGCGACAAGGCTTTAAGGGTGTGCGCTGGATGAAGATGACCGACCCATGGGCTGGCGAGGCTCCATCTAACACCGGCTCGTTCCTCATCTGGCAGCAGCCCCACTACATCTATCTGGCCGAGGAGATGTATCGCGCCAATCCTACTGCCGAGACACTGAAAACCTATGGTGAACAGGTAGAAGCCACCGCCGAGTTTATGGCCGATTACGTTACCTACGATGCCCAGCAGAAGCGTTACATCCTGAAAGGTGCCACCGCTATGCAGGAGTGCATGACTAAGGACATCTCGTACAATCAGCCCTTTGAGTTGGCCTACTGGCAGTACGGTTTGAAGGTGGCCCAGCAGTGGCGCGAACGCCAAGGCAAGGCACGTATCGCCAAATGGGATGATATCATTGCCAAGCTGTCGCCCCTGCCTGAGACCGATGGCATCTATACAGCCGGCATACAGATAGGTAGCGACAAGAACCACGAGGCATTCGACCCCTTTGATGCTACCAGCAAGAAAGTTGAGACCTTTGCCGATAAGTGCCGTAACGACCACCCTGCCGTGCTGGGTGCCTGCGGCATGCTGCCATACACCTCTTTATATAATAAGGAGCAGATGCAGCGCACACTCAACTGGGTGATGCAGAACTGGAACTGGCAAACCACCTGGGGATGGGATTACGGTATGATTGCCATGACCGCCGCCCGCTTAGGCGAACCCGAGACAGCCCTCAATGCCCTGCTCATCGATACCCAGAAGAATACCTATCTGCCTAGCGGTCATAATTTCCAGACCGCCGACCGCTTGCGCATCTATCTGCCAGGTAATGGCGCCTTGCTTACAGCCGTGGCCATGATGTGCGCCGGATGGGATGGTTGCAGCCAGCCGCTGAACCCAGGATTCCCCCAAGATGGCCGTTGGAACGTACGTTGGGAAGGACTACAAAAAATGCAATAA